A region from the Anaerobranca gottschalkii DSM 13577 genome encodes:
- a CDS encoding EAL and HDOD domain-containing protein, with translation MEVFIARQPIFDRNLSVYGYELLYRNSMDNYYQGNDDNQATAELINNAFFTMDFQKLTDGKKAFINFSQTMLEREIPLLLPKDSTVVEVLENVKLTEEVIKVCEKLKKNGYTIAIDDFVFHQDLQLLLKFIDIVKVEFNKVDYYTQSRAIKKYGHQVFFLAEKIETREDFIKALNLGYQLFQGYFFSKPTILKSNDLVFLNVKLLQMLEELSKVEPNFDKLAEIIQRDLGLTYRLLKLVNSVYFSTRQEIKSVKHALVRMGIVEIKKWIFLMLLIGVKSKENNELVKNCLIRGKMMELLAKEQKLPNPLNYFLTGMFSAIDILLNKRMQDVLDELPLDSEVKQALLGNNNRLKEYLDLVISYEKFIWEKIENSPVLQEIGKDKILKNYIVAIEWAMLLEVV, from the coding sequence TTGGAGGTATTTATAGCTAGACAACCTATATTTGATAGAAATTTGAGTGTTTATGGTTATGAATTATTATATAGAAACAGTATGGATAATTATTACCAAGGAAATGATGATAATCAAGCAACTGCAGAGCTAATAAATAATGCCTTTTTTACTATGGATTTTCAAAAACTTACTGATGGTAAAAAAGCTTTTATAAATTTTTCTCAGACGATGTTAGAAAGGGAAATTCCCTTGTTACTTCCTAAAGATTCAACGGTAGTGGAAGTATTAGAAAATGTTAAATTAACAGAAGAAGTTATAAAGGTTTGTGAAAAGTTAAAGAAAAATGGCTATACCATAGCGATTGACGATTTTGTTTTTCATCAAGACTTACAACTATTACTTAAATTTATAGATATTGTAAAAGTAGAATTCAATAAAGTAGACTATTATACGCAAAGTAGGGCAATAAAAAAATATGGTCACCAGGTATTTTTTTTAGCGGAAAAAATAGAAACAAGGGAAGACTTTATAAAAGCTTTAAATTTAGGTTATCAATTATTTCAAGGTTATTTTTTCAGTAAGCCGACAATACTTAAAAGTAATGATTTGGTCTTTTTAAATGTAAAACTACTCCAAATGCTAGAAGAATTAAGTAAAGTCGAACCAAACTTTGATAAACTAGCAGAAATAATTCAGAGAGATTTAGGGTTAACTTATAGGCTATTAAAACTAGTAAATTCTGTTTACTTCTCTACAAGACAAGAAATTAAATCTGTAAAACATGCCTTAGTCAGAATGGGGATAGTTGAAATAAAAAAATGGATTTTTTTAATGCTGTTAATCGGGGTAAAAAGCAAGGAGAATAACGAGTTGGTTAAAAATTGTTTAATCCGTGGTAAAATGATGGAACTTTTAGCGAAAGAGCAAAAGTTACCAAATCCATTGAATTATTTTTTAACAGGTATGTTTTCAGCCATTGATATTCTTTTAAATAAAAGGATGCAGGATGTATTAGATGAGTTGCCTCTAGATTCAGAAGTAAAACAGGCACTATTAGGTAATAACAATAGGTTAAAAGAATACTTGGATTTAGTGATAAGTTATGAAAAATTTATTTGGGAAAAAATTGAGAATTCCCCTGTGTTACAAGAGATCGGTAAAGATAAAATATTGAAAAATTACATTGTTGCTATAGAATGGGCCATGTTATTAGAAGTCGTCTAA
- a CDS encoding DUF441 domain-containing protein has protein sequence MIEKFWIEVLFSVVFILSILTKNRPMAIATALILLLKLLKADRPLEFIAKNGISWGIILITLGFLAPIVLGRYTVQDIKTVFLKPDGIIGFFAGISVALFGAKGIEIGPINSNLTLGVIVGTFVAVAFLRGTPVGPLIGSGIGFMFLTLLSKLGLI, from the coding sequence TTGATTGAAAAATTTTGGATAGAAGTATTATTTAGTGTTGTATTTATTCTGTCTATTTTAACTAAAAATCGTCCTATGGCAATAGCTACAGCATTAATTCTTTTATTAAAACTCTTAAAAGCCGATAGGCCCTTGGAGTTTATAGCAAAAAATGGGATTAGTTGGGGAATAATCTTAATCACTTTGGGATTTTTAGCACCAATAGTATTAGGGCGTTATACAGTACAAGATATAAAAACAGTTTTTTTAAAACCCGATGGGATTATCGGGTTTTTCGCAGGTATTTCTGTTGCTTTGTTTGGTGCTAAGGGGATAGAAATAGGGCCAATTAACTCTAACTTAACCTTAGGAGTAATAGTAGGAACCTTTGTAGCTGTTGCTTTTTTGCGAGGGACTCCAGTAGGGCCATTAATTGGCTCAGGAATTGGTTTTATGTTTTTAACATTACTATCTAAGTTGGGGTTAATTTAA
- a CDS encoding ECF transporter S component produces MNKGKLLGLYSLSIAMVALVTTYISFPIAFGYINLGDAVIFSIALVFGPTAGFVAGAVGSALADIILGYPLWAPFTFVIKGLEGFVVGLVSIIYLKEGFKNYKIVLALIIAVLILNAGYFVAAIFLYGFAAAVADAPLNIIQGVVSLALTFVLAPAIKRIKVIQ; encoded by the coding sequence ATGAATAAAGGAAAATTATTAGGGTTATACTCTCTTTCTATAGCTATGGTAGCTTTAGTAACGACTTATATCAGTTTCCCCATAGCCTTTGGTTATATTAACTTAGGTGATGCTGTAATTTTTTCTATTGCCCTTGTTTTTGGACCTACTGCAGGTTTTGTCGCTGGAGCTGTTGGTTCAGCTTTAGCTGATATAATTTTAGGATATCCTTTATGGGCACCTTTTACCTTTGTTATTAAAGGTTTAGAAGGATTTGTAGTTGGTTTAGTTTCAATTATTTATCTAAAAGAAGGTTTCAAAAATTATAAAATTGTATTAGCATTAATAATAGCAGTTCTAATATTGAATGCTGGCTATTTTGTGGCAGCAATATTTTTATACGGCTTCGCCGCTGCAGTAGCTGATGCTCCTTTAAATATTATCCAAGGAGTAGTATCTTTAGCCTTAACCTTTGTTTTAGCACCGGCTATTAAAAGAATTAAGGTAATTCAGTAA
- a CDS encoding helix-turn-helix domain-containing protein — translation MKRLRELRKEKKINQLKLAMDLNMTQASISKYEMGKREPSLEVLEKLSDYFGVSTDYLIGKSNIRKNIDLKSLNEDEINLILKYQKLTTKEKENVHNFIDFIVNNKNKNIDD, via the coding sequence GTGAAAAGATTAAGAGAACTAAGAAAAGAAAAAAAGATAAACCAATTAAAACTAGCAATGGATTTAAACATGACTCAAGCTTCAATTAGTAAATATGAAATGGGAAAAAGAGAGCCAAGTTTAGAGGTATTAGAAAAACTATCTGATTATTTTGGTGTTTCGACTGATTATTTAATTGGAAAGTCTAATATTAGAAAAAATATAGATTTGAAGTCTTTGAATGAAGATGAAATTAACTTGATACTCAAATATCAAAAACTAACAACAAAAGAAAAAGAAAATGTCCATAATTTTATCGATTTTATAGTTAATAACAAAAATAAAAATATAGATGACTAA
- a CDS encoding transglycosylase domain-containing protein, with translation MKLFKKLLKLSIICINIIIVVFLSAYLSLVVPSSPYYINWDEPSPIFEKHRPIYLVEGILIREYKENKIEFISIEEMPDHLIYAFIAVEDNRFFNHKGFDIKGILRAFKVNAKNRDIVQGGSTITQQLARNLFLHHEQTIQRKLLELVISIKLERRYSKEEILEMYLNQIYFGNGNYGVERAAQKYFNTSAKDLTVEQAAMLAGIIKAPGLYNPLTNPQLAEQNQRQVLMQMITLGFIEE, from the coding sequence ATGAAACTTTTTAAGAAGTTATTAAAACTATCTATTATTTGTATAAATATAATAATAGTTGTATTTTTATCTGCTTATCTTTCATTAGTAGTTCCTAGTTCACCTTACTACATAAATTGGGATGAACCATCCCCTATCTTTGAAAAGCATAGACCTATTTATTTAGTAGAAGGTATACTTATCCGGGAATATAAGGAAAATAAAATAGAATTTATATCAATTGAAGAAATGCCTGATCACTTAATTTATGCCTTTATAGCAGTAGAGGATAATCGTTTTTTCAATCATAAAGGTTTTGATATAAAAGGGATACTCCGTGCTTTTAAGGTGAATGCCAAAAATAGAGATATAGTTCAAGGGGGTAGTACTATAACCCAACAACTAGCAAGAAATTTATTCTTACACCATGAACAGACAATTCAGAGGAAATTGTTAGAGTTGGTTATTTCTATAAAACTGGAAAGAAGATATTCTAAAGAGGAAATATTAGAAATGTACTTAAATCAAATATATTTTGGCAATGGCAATTATGGGGTGGAAAGGGCAGCACAAAAATACTTTAATACATCGGCAAAAGACCTTACTGTAGAACAGGCAGCTATGTTAGCTGGGATAATTAAAGCCCCTGGATTATATAATCCATTAACAAATCCTCAATTAGCTGAACAAAATCAAAGACAGGTGTTAATGCAGATGATTACATTAGGCTTTATTGAAGAATAA
- a CDS encoding FtsX-like permease family protein — MFLWSGLSISTSVRERTKEIGIFRAIGFRKTHIVQIIVMEGIGMSLLGGIIGYLVGIGIASYVGPRFTSVDITIPWRIELFLLSIGIALFVGLFSSLYPAYQAANQDPAEALRFI; from the coding sequence ATTTTCCTATGGAGTGGTTTATCAATATCTACTTCCGTTAGAGAAAGAACAAAGGAAATAGGTATTTTTCGGGCCATAGGATTTCGCAAAACACATATTGTCCAGATAATAGTGATGGAAGGGATTGGGATGAGTTTACTAGGAGGAATAATTGGATATTTAGTGGGAATTGGAATAGCAAGCTATGTTGGACCCCGTTTTACATCAGTAGATATTACTATACCTTGGAGGATAGAATTATTTTTACTTTCAATTGGAATAGCATTATTTGTTGGATTGTTTTCCAGTTTATATCCAGCATATCAGGCAGCAAATCAGGATCCAGCAGAGGCACTTCGCTTTATTTAA
- a CDS encoding ABC transporter permease — protein sequence MLYLIVINNLRRRKMKMFLVLLGLIIGIATIVSVYGIVEVMKEEITRQFTEFGVNVIITPDSGGLTFSYGVVYQYLLPLEKEQRK from the coding sequence ATGCTTTATCTGATCGTTATTAATAACCTTCGCCGTCGTAAAATGAAAATGTTTCTTGTATTGCTAGGGCTTATTATTGGAATTGCTACTATTGTATCAGTCTATGGTATAGTAGAAGTTATGAAGGAAGAAATCACCAGGCAATTTACTGAGTTTGGAGTAAATGTAATTATTACTCCTGATTCAGGTGGTCTAACATTTTCCTATGGAGTGGTTTATCAATATCTACTTCCGTTAGAGAAAGAACAAAGGAAATAG
- a CDS encoding histidine kinase dimerization/phospho-acceptor domain-containing protein translates to MKENTRWNYLIIFLLLFITGLHYFTQSNLWVLHDFYRRLYYIPIILAAFKFRIQGGFAVSIAVFLLYIPHMIIYFGVFNIELFNQLLESVMFVVVGLITGYLVEQDYRRGKELEYQIIKLTNLENYTNNILQSIDSGVMAFDINGQLRSVNRQIIKVLGTKSEITKFIEQETIIEGINKIIKGTETVVKINLNYIGKEKNDLFLDITIYPIENLAKVKEGAVLVMEDVTTVKKLENQVKRTERLVAIGQLASGIAHEIRNPLGIIKTISQTIKEDVEDVEIKEGLEIIEHEIERANRVIKSLLDFAKPNKMKIQNIDLSELLGEIMMVTQKIASHQKIVLNWRPRR, encoded by the coding sequence ATGAAAGAAAATACTCGATGGAATTATTTAATTATATTTTTACTCTTATTTATAACTGGATTACATTATTTTACCCAATCTAATTTATGGGTTCTCCATGATTTTTACAGGAGGTTATACTATATACCAATTATTTTAGCAGCTTTTAAGTTTCGTATTCAAGGTGGATTTGCCGTTTCAATAGCTGTTTTTTTACTATATATACCACATATGATAATCTATTTTGGAGTATTTAATATTGAATTATTTAACCAATTATTAGAGTCTGTAATGTTTGTTGTAGTAGGATTAATTACTGGATATTTAGTCGAACAAGATTATAGAAGGGGTAAAGAGTTAGAATATCAAATAATTAAATTGACTAATTTGGAAAATTATACGAACAATATTTTGCAAAGTATTGATAGTGGAGTTATGGCCTTTGATATTAATGGACAACTTCGTTCAGTAAATAGGCAGATAATAAAGGTTTTAGGTACTAAAAGTGAGATAACTAAATTTATTGAACAAGAAACTATTATTGAAGGAATTAATAAAATAATAAAAGGGACAGAAACAGTGGTTAAAATCAACTTAAATTATATAGGTAAAGAAAAAAATGATCTATTCCTTGATATTACCATCTATCCTATTGAGAATTTAGCTAAAGTAAAAGAAGGTGCTGTTCTTGTAATGGAAGACGTAACCACAGTAAAAAAATTAGAAAATCAAGTAAAAAGAACAGAACGGTTAGTAGCAATAGGGCAACTAGCTTCTGGAATAGCCCATGAAATACGTAATCCTTTGGGGATTATTAAAACTATAAGCCAAACAATTAAAGAAGATGTTGAAGATGTAGAAATAAAAGAAGGTTTAGAAATAATAGAACATGAAATAGAAAGGGCAAATAGGGTAATAAAAAGTCTATTAGATTTTGCAAAACCTAACAAAATGAAAATTCAAAATATAGACCTCAGTGAATTGTTAGGAGAAATAATGATGGTTACTCAAAAAATTGCCTCTCATCAAAAAATAGTTTTAAATTGGAGACCTCGAAGGTAG
- a CDS encoding solute carrier family 23 protein, producing MYPLFKREDFDGFFALFQNNLANFVLIALTLTSMGFPNQIIYGRIIPGAAVAVLFGNLYYAYMAKKLALKENRVDVTALSYGISTPVMFIYLFGVLNPALKQTGDPETAWKIGLAACFLGGVIEILGSVIGRWVRKHVPRAAMLGALAGVAFAFIGGELLFKTYEMPIIGMVVLAIILIGLVAKKTMPFKMPASLFAIVIGTVLAYLFGNAEVSQIQAGFANAGIYVPLLSFGFIEGLILLYKEMLTLFAILLPISIYNFIETMNNVEAMAAAGDNYDVKEAQIADGLGTVIGTLFGGVFPTTVYIASVGSKWMNAGRGYSILNGIVFLLASTFGVIAALAKIIPVPVIAPILVFVGISMVSQAFTSVKSAHYPAVVIAMFPYFANYIMTRFNGAAGEVVANLSTGIVPLGQGAMFTGLIWGAVLVFIIDNQFEKAAISTIVAALLSTVGFMHAPNLTLLYNYQYTVGYLVMTALFIAFHLGNKTPKKLGV from the coding sequence ATGTATCCACTTTTTAAACGGGAAGATTTTGATGGTTTCTTTGCTCTGTTTCAAAACAATTTAGCTAATTTCGTACTAATCGCTTTAACTTTAACTTCCATGGGATTTCCTAATCAAATTATTTACGGTAGAATAATCCCAGGTGCTGCTGTAGCTGTATTATTTGGCAATCTATATTATGCCTACATGGCTAAGAAATTAGCTTTAAAAGAAAATAGAGTTGATGTAACAGCATTATCTTATGGTATTAGTACCCCTGTAATGTTTATATACTTATTCGGGGTTTTAAACCCTGCTTTAAAGCAAACTGGTGACCCTGAAACTGCTTGGAAAATTGGTTTAGCTGCTTGTTTTTTAGGGGGAGTTATAGAAATTTTAGGTAGTGTAATTGGACGTTGGGTGAGGAAACATGTTCCTAGAGCAGCAATGTTAGGTGCTTTAGCAGGAGTTGCTTTTGCTTTTATAGGTGGAGAATTGCTGTTTAAAACCTATGAAATGCCGATAATCGGTATGGTAGTTTTAGCTATAATTTTGATCGGTCTTGTTGCTAAAAAAACTATGCCCTTTAAAATGCCGGCTTCCCTTTTTGCCATTGTTATAGGAACTGTTTTAGCTTATCTTTTTGGCAATGCTGAGGTATCCCAAATTCAAGCTGGTTTTGCCAATGCCGGTATTTACGTACCATTATTAAGTTTTGGTTTTATTGAAGGTCTTATCCTTCTGTATAAAGAGATGTTGACCTTATTTGCTATTTTATTACCTATTTCTATATATAACTTTATAGAAACTATGAACAACGTTGAAGCTATGGCCGCTGCCGGTGATAATTACGATGTAAAGGAAGCACAAATTGCCGATGGACTTGGTACTGTAATAGGTACACTATTTGGTGGAGTTTTTCCTACCACCGTCTATATTGCATCTGTTGGTTCTAAATGGATGAATGCAGGACGGGGATATAGTATTTTAAATGGTATTGTATTTCTCCTCGCTTCTACCTTTGGTGTTATAGCCGCTTTAGCTAAGATTATACCAGTTCCTGTAATCGCTCCTATTTTAGTTTTTGTAGGAATTTCTATGGTCTCTCAAGCCTTTACCTCCGTTAAATCAGCCCACTATCCTGCTGTAGTAATAGCTATGTTCCCCTATTTTGCCAATTATATAATGACAAGGTTTAATGGTGCTGCAGGGGAAGTAGTAGCAAACTTATCTACAGGGATTGTACCTTTAGGACAAGGGGCTATGTTTACTGGTTTAATCTGGGGTGCTGTACTGGTCTTTATAATTGACAATCAGTTTGAAAAAGCAGCTATATCTACAATAGTCGCCGCCTTACTAAGTACTGTTGGTTTTATGCATGCTCCAAATTTGACTTTACTATACAATTATCAATACACTGTTGGATACTTGGTCATGACTGCTTTATTCATAGCTTTTCATTTAGGAAACAAAACACCAAAAAAGTTAGGAGTTTAA
- a CDS encoding pilus assembly PilX N-terminal domain-containing protein: MKRYMKETSGYALVLTIIVTMLFLMLSSALLAAYLSEFRSNKYLEERTKALYLAEAGLEHAIYLLEKENNPNPPEEAVELFPGYKYEIVNLNAEEIEVKGILQTGNRTFSITLVAIIEDGKIINITTKTN, translated from the coding sequence ATGAAAAGATATATGAAAGAAACGAGTGGTTACGCATTAGTATTAACTATAATTGTTACAATGTTATTCCTTATGTTAAGTAGTGCCTTATTAGCAGCATATTTAAGTGAATTTAGGAGCAATAAATATTTAGAAGAGAGAACTAAGGCATTGTATTTAGCGGAAGCTGGGCTAGAACATGCTATCTATCTTTTGGAAAAGGAAAATAATCCTAATCCACCTGAAGAAGCAGTAGAGTTGTTTCCTGGATATAAATACGAAATAGTAAATTTAAATGCAGAGGAAATCGAAGTTAAGGGTATATTACAGACAGGTAATAGAACTTTTAGTATAACTTTGGTTGCTATAATAGAAGATGGAAAGATAATAAATATAACTACTAAGACAAATTAA